In a single window of the Leisingera daeponensis DSM 23529 genome:
- a CDS encoding sigma-70 family RNA polymerase sigma factor yields the protein MTAQQEKDGTDAFLTARPRLFAAAYRMLGTVSDAEDILQDAYLRWQAAPQAQVQDATGYLMRITTRLCLDQLKSARARRETYPGEWLPEPLLTEDPAEHLDHDVSVALLLALETLSPLERAAFLLHDIFDSSYDDISAALNRSAAACRQLAARARRKVQQLRPQAPADPDQGRDLAEAFFRASRTGDTAALTQMLAQDVQLISDGGGKAIATLNPIYGLERVLRLCEGLARKAGRGLPEHWRLCRLNGLPAILSREPDGILQAIALEVRNGRIARIYVTRNPDKMRHLAEPLMQTEGAGPSCP from the coding sequence GTGACAGCTCAGCAGGAAAAGGACGGAACCGATGCGTTCCTGACCGCGCGGCCGCGATTGTTTGCGGCCGCCTACCGGATGCTGGGCACGGTCAGCGACGCCGAGGATATCCTGCAGGACGCCTATCTCCGCTGGCAGGCGGCACCGCAGGCACAGGTGCAAGACGCGACCGGGTATCTGATGCGGATCACCACAAGGCTGTGCCTGGACCAGCTGAAATCGGCCCGCGCCAGGCGGGAAACCTATCCCGGCGAATGGCTGCCCGAACCCTTGCTGACGGAAGACCCGGCTGAGCATCTGGACCATGACGTCTCCGTTGCGCTGCTGCTGGCGCTGGAGACCCTGTCGCCGCTGGAGCGCGCAGCCTTTTTGCTGCACGACATCTTCGACAGCTCGTATGACGATATCTCCGCCGCGCTGAACCGGTCTGCCGCAGCCTGCCGCCAGCTGGCCGCACGCGCCCGGCGCAAGGTGCAGCAGCTGCGCCCGCAGGCCCCTGCAGATCCCGATCAGGGGCGGGATCTGGCCGAGGCGTTTTTCCGCGCGTCCAGAACGGGTGACACCGCGGCTCTGACGCAGATGCTGGCGCAGGATGTGCAGCTGATCTCCGACGGCGGCGGCAAGGCAATCGCCACGCTGAACCCGATTTACGGGCTGGAGCGCGTGCTGCGGCTGTGCGAGGGGCTGGCCCGCAAGGCCGGGCGCGGACTGCCGGAGCACTGGCGGCTGTGCCGGCTGAACGGCCTGCCCGCCATTCTGAGCCGTGAACCGGACGGCATCCTTCAGGCCATCGCGCTGGAAGTCCGGAACGGGCGGATTGCCCGTATTTACGTGACCCGCAATCCGGACAAGATGCGGCATCTGGCGGAGCCGCTGATGCAGACAGAAGGGGCCGGCCCCTCTTGCCCCTGA
- a CDS encoding 4Fe-4S dicluster domain-containing protein, translated as MTELPAKTNRKMGLVIDLDTCVGCHACVISCKGWNTENYGAPLSDQEPYGGDPSGTFLNRVHSYEVQPQQGHAQLIHFPKSCLHCEDAPCVTVCPTGASYKRVEDGIVLVNEDHCIGCGLCAWSCPYGARELDLAEGVMKKCTLCVDRIYNENLPEIDRTPSCVRTCPAGARHFGDLGDPDSDVSKLVAERGGMDLMPEMGTKPVNKYLPPRPKDRIEEQIDILAPLLAPVAEEPQGFLAWLDKALDKLPGQSSGGTN; from the coding sequence ATGACTGAGCTTCCCGCCAAGACAAACCGCAAGATGGGCTTGGTCATCGACCTGGACACCTGCGTCGGCTGCCATGCCTGCGTGATTTCCTGCAAGGGGTGGAACACCGAAAACTACGGTGCGCCGCTGTCGGATCAAGAGCCCTACGGCGGTGATCCCTCCGGGACCTTTCTAAATCGGGTGCATTCCTACGAGGTCCAGCCCCAACAAGGGCACGCGCAGTTGATCCACTTCCCCAAATCCTGCCTGCACTGCGAGGACGCGCCTTGCGTCACTGTCTGTCCGACCGGTGCCAGCTACAAGCGCGTGGAGGACGGCATCGTTCTGGTGAACGAGGACCACTGCATCGGCTGCGGCCTTTGCGCCTGGTCCTGCCCCTATGGCGCGCGCGAACTGGACTTGGCCGAGGGCGTGATGAAGAAATGCACCCTTTGCGTGGACCGGATCTATAACGAGAACCTGCCGGAGATTGACCGCACCCCCTCCTGCGTGCGGACCTGCCCCGCAGGCGCGCGCCACTTCGGCGATCTGGGCGATCCCGACAGCGATGTCTCAAAACTGGTGGCGGAGCGCGGCGGCATGGACCTGATGCCGGAAATGGGCACCAAGCCGGTGAACAAATACCTGCCGCCCCGGCCCAAGGACCGGATCGAGGAACAGATCGACATCCTCGCCCCGCTGCTGGCGCCGGTCGCCGAAGAGCCGCAAGGCTTCCTCGCATGGCTAGACAAGGCACTCGACAAACTTCCGGGCCAGTCTTCAGGGGGAACGAACTGA
- a CDS encoding dimethyl sulfoxide reductase anchor subunit family protein: protein MHPAPSVILFTTLSGLGFGLLVFLGLGLPAVTGTVAFVFYAIAYALAVGGLLASTFHLGRPERAWRALTQWKTSWLSREGVCAVAALIVMGIYAIGAVFADSHWTLLGWTGAGLSLATVFTTSMIYTQLKAIPRWHMGLTPAVFLSFSLAGGALLAGAEDLAPWLLAIAGAVQLAYWAKGDRALETSGTNLGTATGLGDRGSVRAFEPPHTGSNYLLREFVHVVGRKHAQKLRIIAFALGFALPLLLILTPVQGFVIKHLFAALAVLSHLAGVAVSRWLFFAQAEHVVGLYYGKR from the coding sequence ATGCATCCGGCACCATCCGTCATCCTGTTCACCACACTCTCCGGCCTGGGCTTTGGCCTGCTGGTCTTCCTGGGCCTCGGCCTGCCCGCTGTGACCGGCACCGTGGCCTTTGTCTTCTACGCCATTGCCTATGCGCTGGCCGTGGGCGGGCTGCTGGCCTCGACCTTCCACCTGGGGCGCCCGGAGCGGGCCTGGCGGGCCCTCACGCAATGGAAAACCAGCTGGCTGTCGCGGGAGGGCGTTTGCGCCGTTGCTGCCCTGATCGTCATGGGGATTTATGCGATTGGGGCCGTGTTCGCGGACAGCCATTGGACGCTTTTGGGCTGGACCGGCGCGGGCCTGAGCCTCGCAACCGTTTTCACCACCTCCATGATCTACACCCAGCTCAAGGCCATTCCGCGCTGGCACATGGGCTTGACGCCCGCGGTGTTCCTGTCCTTCAGCCTGGCCGGCGGTGCACTGCTGGCCGGTGCGGAAGATCTGGCCCCCTGGCTGCTGGCCATCGCAGGCGCAGTGCAACTGGCCTATTGGGCCAAAGGGGACCGGGCGCTGGAAACCTCCGGCACCAACCTGGGCACTGCGACCGGACTGGGGGACCGCGGGTCCGTGCGGGCCTTTGAGCCGCCGCACACAGGTTCCAACTACCTTTTGCGGGAGTTTGTGCATGTGGTCGGCCGCAAGCACGCGCAGAAGCTGCGGATCATTGCCTTTGCCCTCGGCTTTGCGCTGCCGCTGCTGCTGATCCTGACACCGGTACAGGGCTTTGTGATTAAGCATCTGTTTGCTGCCCTCGCGGTGCTGTCGCATCTCGCAGGCGTCGCGGTCTCGCGCTGGCTGTTCTTTGCCCAGGCCGAACATGTGGTCGGCCTCTATTACGGTAAACGCTGA
- a CDS encoding carboxymuconolactone decarboxylase family protein — MTQRLDHFTAAPDLFQPMLEQEKLFKDSPLEHSLVELVKLRASQINGCAFCIHMHSRDLRAHGESEDRMQLLNAWRESSLYSDRERAALAWTEALTRVEASGAPDAAYEEVAQLFSPREQVLLTLLISAINAWNRIAIGFRTPHPAAQEANAA; from the coding sequence ATGACCCAACGCCTTGACCACTTCACTGCCGCGCCTGACCTGTTTCAGCCGATGCTGGAGCAGGAAAAGCTGTTCAAGGACAGCCCTCTGGAGCACAGCCTGGTGGAACTGGTGAAACTGCGCGCCTCGCAAATCAACGGCTGCGCCTTCTGCATCCACATGCACAGCCGCGACCTGCGTGCCCATGGCGAAAGCGAGGACCGGATGCAGCTGCTGAATGCCTGGCGCGAATCCTCACTTTATTCGGACCGCGAGCGGGCCGCCCTGGCCTGGACCGAAGCGCTGACCCGGGTGGAGGCCAGCGGCGCACCGGATGCGGCATACGAGGAGGTTGCGCAGCTGTTTTCCCCGCGCGAGCAGGTGCTGCTGACGCTGCTGATCAGTGCCATCAACGCCTGGAACCGGATTGCAATCGGTTTCCGCACCCCGCATCCTGCCGCGCAGGAGGCGAATGCCGCGTGA